The DNA region ACATCGGGGAGTTCTCAGGTGCTTATCTCAGCCGGGAGAGGGAACAGAGTTTGTTATAGAAATTCCGGTAACACAATCAGCAGCCTTTAAGCTTGCCGGTTAGCAGCTACGACGCATTGAATTAATTTCACAGAATTCTTCATCGGGCATCCTTCACGTGTGTCTGATGAACTGACTAAAAGGACTAGATTAAGCAAGTGGTATAAGGGCAGAGGAATTGTATAAAAATTGAATTAATTTCACAAAGATAGTTGCTATCTTTTAAAGTTCTTCCCTGACGACTTGTTCCATAAACTGAGCAACCGACCCATCGTTTCGCATCCTTAAGGGTACACAATAGTCCTAAATCTTTGAAGCAGCGGCGCGTTAGTTCCATTCGCTGCAGAGCTTGCGCTGCTCTCCCTTGCCGGGTGAATGTGAAAAGGAAGATCGCCCACAGCAATTCTGGAACCCAAAATTAGAGGCGCAGAACACCGAGAATACTAGCTACACCCGATGCTACGCTGTACAATACACTCCGTTCTAAGCCTCATGCTACACATCGTGTTACATAGATTGTTATACATAATACTACATTCAGTAAACAACAAATAATACATCTAATGCTATACCCGATTAAATACAGATGATAGGGGAGGGTGCCGGCAGATAAATGCAGATAAGGTTAATAAGCAAATAGGGTATGTCTACCGGCAGGCAGGCATACCCCTAGCTGTGTGAGCTTCTAAGGTTTTTGTAAGCAGTCCGCTCATTTTTTCGATGTAGTTTGCATCGCTTCTGAGTGTTCGGCTAAGCGTTGGCTTAGTTCTGGATTGTACAGTCTCAGGTAATTCCAGTAGTTGCCAAAGACAGATTTGACGTAGGTTTGAGTTTCCTCGAAAGGAATCTTTTCTACAAAGATATCGGGATCGCTGAAACCGTATTTAGCAATCCAATCAGCTACATTACTAGGGCCGGCATTGTAACTCGCTACGGCTAACAAAGAGTTATTTTTGTATTCGCGGTGCGTGAAATCTAAATAGCCAGTCCCTAGTTGGATGTTGTCATCTGGATTGTCTAGTTTGTATTGTTTAACGCCAAACGTTTTAGCAACTTCAGCGCCCGTTTCTGGCATTACCTGCATTAATCCAACTGCACCCACACCCGATTTAATTGCCGGCATAAAACGCGATTCCTGCCGAATCAAGCCGGTTACCAGTAGGGAATTGAGCTTGCGAGCTTCAGACCAGTTAACAATACTATCCAAAAATGGAAATGGATAAAGCGCGTGCCAGTAAGCGCGTTCTTGTTTGAGGGTTTCGTATTGCAGTTTCTCTTCAGGTTTATCTCGCTGATCTAAACTGCCTATCATGAAAAGGGCTTCTAAATTATCGCCAACTGCCAGCCGCATTAAACCATCTGTAAACTGTTCTGCAACCGTTGGCTCCATCGGGGTTTTAAATTCTACGTGCCAAAGTCTCCAAGCATCCACTCCTTGACCAAGTTGGTAGAGTTCTTTTAACACCTCAGAACCTGTGGGCAGATTGGGCAGCACTTCTGGCTGTAGTACAAGCGGTGTGCGATCTCTAACGGTTGTGAAGTCTCCCACATCCCAACCCAATAGGACAGCAGCACGCCAAGCATAGTAAGATTCTGGATACTTTGCGAGCACCCACTCAAACGCTTGCTTAACTTCGGCATCTTTGCCTAAAATCTTCCCCCATTTGCCGGCCCAGAAAGCCGCCTCTGGCGCTTGCTCACTGTCAGGGTTTTCTGTAATAATTTGCTGCGCCAATTGCCAAGCTCTTTGCACATCGGTCACAGCGGCTCGTTGCTGAGCCTGAGTCCAGCGCAACTTTGCAGCAGCGTTAGATTTGCTGTGTTCGCTCAGAAGTGTTTTACGCACTTGTTCCGCTGCTTTGGCATTTTTCCGGCTGTCTAGAACTTTTGCTTTTTCTAATAGAGCCTCCGGTGCTTTTTCTGGAAACCGCTTGACAACTGCATCAAGATAGTCAATCGCCTGTTTGGGACTGACTAACTCTTGCAGGCGCAACAGTCCTGTGGCAGTTTCTTCAGCTGCTGGATATTCTCGCAACAGCTTTTTATAAGCACTCTCAGCCGAGTCTTGTTTTTCCCCTAGCTGCAACCCCCGACCGGCACGGTATGCGTTGCGCGGTGTGCGGGTGGCTTTGGCGTAGGCAGCGCCGGCTTTGCCATACACCTGCTTTTCCCAATAACCGAAGGCGACGGCTTCCCACTCTTCTTCCGTCAGTTTTTCCCCAAACTTAGTGTCGAGCCGGTCTAACACAGAAATAATATCTGGGTGGTAAAGGCCGTGTTTCGCCAGTACCATCAGCATCTCCTGCTGATTGGGCTTTTTCTGCAACCGAAGGCTGGCAATTTCAACGCTGCGGGGGTGCTTGGGAAATTCCTCGATTGCTCGATCCCAGTATTTGCCATCTTTTTGGCCCAGCGCAAACAAAGCTTCTGCCGCCACCGGCTCTTTACCATGACGCTTGAGAACTTCTTGCCAAGCCTCCTCAGCCTTCCCGGCATCCCCAGCGACTTCATAAGCGCGGGCGCGTTGCACAGCAATATGGCCGGCGAGAAGCGGATAATCATTCTCCAACCCTTCCAACCATTTCAGCGCCTCAGTTCCCTGCTGCTGCCCAATCAGATCGCTGGCGAGAAGATAACGAGCGCGGCTGCGATCTTGCGATTTTGGCTCCTGCGCCAGCGCCTCCAGCTTTGACGCCCGTTTTTCCGGTGATAACTGCGCTAGCGGCAACACTTCCGATTTCGGGTCTTGGACATCCACCTGCTTCAGCTCGTTTTGGAACATCCCGACTCCGTTCCATATTATTACCGGCAAGCTAATTCCGAGTACCAGAACACAGATTCCTGTCCCGATTGCCACAGAAACGTTGGGTTTGCGTCGTTGCTTGAACATGGATAAGGTTAAGCCTTCAAGAGTTTTGAGTTTTGAGGTTTGAGCCTGCAAGAGTTTTGAGTTGGGACTTCACTCCTATCCGGGCGAAGCCTGAGCGGGCTTTTTGGGCAATCGCCCCTACGACTCCTGACTTTTGACTCTCACTTTGATGAGCTAAGCGCTGGCTCCTGACATATTAACTTTTATTTTTATAAATAGTGACTCAAATCATAAACAATTGCAAACGTTTAGTTGGCCCGCAAGTTATCTCAGGTTTGTCAACCACAACACCCTAACTGCCGGTTAAAGGCATTGGAGATGGCGCTACAACTGAGATTCAGGATTTTATTGATGTCAGCGTTAATCCATATTTGCTAACCATCCGGCTCAGGCACAATCGAAATATCAGCGAATTCGGCTTCCCAATGCAATGTTATCTCGCTAACCAGCCTGAAGAATACACTAAATTTTTGACAACTCTCGCTTTATTGATAAAATCTAGCGCTTCTTAATCTTAGGAAACACGGAAAAGACAGAAAGTCATTGGGGGGCTTCCCCCCAAACCCCCCATTGGGGGACGCACCCGTCCCCCAAACCCCCTCCACAAGGGTTCATCGGCTATGCCTCATGGATCTAAGAATTGCTATATTAGAGCCAAATTAAAAAAATATAAATTATGATTTAAATCGCTTATGAATTTCCTAAAATCTGCTAATAGTTAAGCTATATTTTTTCTCTATAATAAAATTTTCCGGGTTTATAATTCTCAAAATTTAAAAGTAAAAATAGACTTAGGCCAAATGAGGTAAAAAGCAGCAGTATCACACCCCTTATGCAGACGAACCAGGATGCTCGGCCAGAGATTTCCGCACAAGGACTTTGGCCGAATCGGCGCAAACAGCCCAGACGTTTTAATTATAAAATTGAATAAGTTTTGCCATAGTAGTAATGGTATAAGTAATCAAAAGGTAGAAGGCAGAATGGATTTTCGAGCGACTGAACTTAGCTTCTTGGATTGGTCAGGGGATGCCCTAGCGATCGGATTGTTTGAGGATGCCGTGGAATTAACCGGCAATTTGGCGCAACTCGATGAAAAGCTAGCCGGCACCTTGAAAGAACTGATTGAAGAAAGCGAATTTAAGGGAAAAGACGGCAGCAGCGCCGTAACTCGCGTTGGCACCGGCAGCCCCATTCGCAAAATCATTGTAGTCGGTTTGGGCAAAGCAGACGCCCTGAAATTAGACAGCTGGCGTCGGGCTGCCGCTGCGGCTGCGCGATTGGCAAATAAAGAAAAGTGCAAAACTTTGGGGTTAGCGCTGCCGGTGTGGCATGAGGCACCGGATGCCACAGCAGAGGCGATTGTGGAAGGCGCAGAACTGGCTCTCTATCAGGATAATCGCTTTAAGTCAGACACAGAAAATAAAGGGCTAAAACTAGAACACATTGATTTGCTGGGGTTAGCCGGCACAGAAGCATCCATCACCCGTGCTCAGCAAATTTGTGCCGGTGTGATGCTAGCACGCCAACTCGTTGCAGCGCCGGCGAATTCGGTAACGCCAATCACAATGGCAGAAGCCGCCCAAGCAATTGCCTCGGAACACGGCTTAGAGATTGAAATCCTTGAACGAGAAGCCTGCGAAGAACTCGGCATGGGAGCCTTTTTAGGCGTTGCTCTAGCCTCGGATCTGCCGCCCAAGTTCCTCCACCTCACCTACAAACCAGAAGGGACGCCGCGCCGCAAACTGGCAATTGTGGGCAAGGGTTTGACCTTTGACTCTGGCGGTTTGAACATCAAAGTTGCCGGCAGCGGGGTGGAGATGATGAAGGTAGACATGGCGGGTGCCGGTGCAACCCTAGGTGCGGCTAAGGCGATCGCGCTGCTCAAGCCAGATGTGGAGGTTCACTTCATCTCAGCCGTGACTGAAAATATGATTAGCGGCCACGCCATGCGCCCCGGTGACATCCTCAAGGCTTCAAATGGCAAAACGATTGAAATTAACAACACGGATGCAGAGGGGCGTTTGACCCTGGCAGATGCCTTAGTGTTTGCAGAAAAGCTGGGGGTTGACGCAATTGTAGATTTAGCGACCCTCACCGGCGCGTGTATTATCGCGTTGGGCGATGATATTGCCGGCTTATGGAGTCCTGATGATGCAGTGGCAAATCAACTGCTCAAAGCATCGGAAATGGCCGGTGAAAAGTTCTGGCGGATGCCTTTGGAAGAGAAATATTTTGAAGGCTTAAAATCTCCGATCGCGGATATGAAAAATACCGGCCCGCGTCCCGGTGGTTCAATTACTGCCGCTTTGTTTCTGAAGCAATTTGTTAAAGAAACGCCTTGGGTTCACCTAGATATTGCAGGGCCGGTTTGGACGGATAAAGAAAGCGGTTATAACAGCGTCGGGGCCACCGGCTTCCCCGTTCGCACGCTTGTTAATTGGGTGTTAAGTGATGCTTGATGGGGATTTTTAACCGCAGATTCCGCAGATAAACGCAGATAACAGATGGATGTATTTCTTCCTCGAATTAAAATAAGAGGAAGAAATATTGAGTAAATCCTAGCAAGCTCTAGGTTTAAGACACTCAACAGATTAACCCTTTTGGAGGGGGTTTGGGGGACGCAACCGTCCCCCAATGGGGGGTTTGGGGGGAAGCCCCCCAAGGTCTTTCTGCCTTTCATCCAATTGAGATTGGGGCAATCTGATTCAGGTTGCCCCAATTTTATGAGCAGCAAAGCAAAAAGTTTGCAGAGTTTAGCCGGCATCATTTGAATAAACAGCCGGCACTTCAAGAATAAACTCAGTTCCCTCTCCGGGTGCCGAGACACAGCTCAATTTTCCCCCGTGTTTTTCAACCACAATTTGGTAACTAATCGATAATCCTAATCCAGTGCCTTTACCCACCGGCTTTGTTGTGAAGAAAGGATCAAACAGACGTTGCGTCACTTCTTCAGGCATCCCTGGCCCATTATCAGAAATCCGAATCACCAGCCAGCCGGCGCTGAGTTCTGTGCGAATTTTGATGCGATTGGGATTTTGTTCAATTTCCTTGTAGGAACGATGCCGGTTGCTCTCATCTAGCGCATCAATTGCATTTGCCAAAATGTTCATAAACACTTGGTTAAGCTGGCCGGCATAACATTCTATCTGAGGCACTTCCCCATATTCTTTCATCAGAAGAATTGCCGGACGTTCTGCATTTGCTTTCAGGCGATGTTGCAGAATCATTAGTGTGCTGTCAATACCCTGATGAATGTCTGCCGGCTTTTTCGCTTGCTCATCCACGCGGGAGAAATTGCGTAACGACTGCATAATCTCCCGAATGCGCTCTGTTCCCACCTGCATAGAAGAAAGTATTTTAGGCAAATCTTCAATCAAGTAATCAAGTTCGATTGCTTCTGCTTCTTCTTGAACTTCTGCTGGTGGGTTCGGGAATTTTTCATGATATAAATTCAGAAAGTTGATCAAATCTTGTACATAATTAGAAACGTGGTGCAGGTTGCCGGTGATAAAGCTAACGGGGTTATTCACTTCATGCGCGATTCCTGCAACCAGTTGCCCCAAACTTGATATTTTTTCGGTTTGAACCAGTTGACTTTGAGTTTGTTGCAGCTTGTGAAACGCTTGTTCAAGTTCTTGGGTTTTTTCGCTCAAGGCAGTATTTTTGACTTCCAGCTCTTGGGAATACGCTTGTAAGTTTTTGTACAAACTAGCGTTTTCAATGGAAATAGCTACTTGAGAAGTCAAAACTTTCAGAACTTCTAAGCGTTCTGGGGTAAACGTTCCCGCTGTCAAGTCATTCTCCAGATAAAGAATGCCGGTTAACTTCCCTTGATAAAGAATGGGCAACCCTAAGATAGACTTAGGTTGGTTTTTCACAATATAGGGATCGGTTGTAAAAAGTCCTTCAGTTGTCGCTGCATCAACAACCACTGTTTTTTGGGTTCTTTCGATATAGTTAATCATCGAAAGTGGCAAATTTTCAACCGCTTCTACGGGAATCGCGTGCAGCACTGAACAAGTGTGGTTGGCCACATTTTTTTCTGCAACCACCACCAATTTTTCTGCTTCTTTAAGCAGGAGAAATCCTTTTCGCGCACCGGCATTTTCAATCAAAATGTGCATTAATTTTTCGAGCAGCCGGTCAAGAACAATTTCCGAAGAAATAGCAAGCGAAGCTTTCATCACCGCCGCCAAATCTAACGCTGCTGAAACTGTTCCCGTTGTCGAGGTTGTCGTCCGCGTCACTTCAAGATTGCTGGTTTCTCTAGCAAGTAGGCGAGCGAAGAAACCTGGATATCTTGAAGCCAAATCTTTTGCTTTTGCTACAGCTCCCCAACGGATATAGCAGTAGTAAGCTTCAGTTAAATAAGCTTGAGCGATCTTCTCTTTCTCACACTCAAAATAGAACTGCGCCGCCAGTTCATTTGCCATCGCTTCTTCTTGAACATAGCCTTGGTTTCTGGCTGCTTTTATGCAAATGTCATAAAATTCCATTGCAACCAAAGGTTTGCCTAAAACCCGTGCTTTTTCTGCTTCTACTAGATCGTACTTGTGTTGGAAGTTTGCGGGAGCGTGCTGCGCCCAGATTTTCATCTGTTTTTGGTTGGTTTCTACTTGCTCTAAGAATTGTTGCTGTTCGCTGGGGTTGGCTTGGGGATAATGAGCGAGGAGTGCCAGAGAGTGGTAGCAATTAAGGACGGCAACCTGCATAAAACCAAACGCAGAGCCGGCTTGTTCTGCTGCCAAAGATGCTGATTTTATTGCAGCTTCAAAATCTCTAAACTGATATAAAAGAATGGTTTTAGCGACATAAAACACAAATAAAACTGTTCCCGTTTTCGCTTCAATTAAACGGGGTAACATTTGAGCTTCATCAAAACTCTCGCCAATTAACAGATATTTATCGGCTGCTTTGCCTTGAAAATTTAGCCCTAATTGTCGCCACACACTCGAAAAGTGAATGGGTATTTCTTGCTTAATTTTTATGGCTAGATCAATGTAAGGCGCTTGTTGTCGTACCGCAGACTCTAAGCTTTTTTCGGTAAAAAATAAGTAGCCGCAATAGTTACCGATACAATATCCACCCCATTCGATATCTCCAGTTTCCAGTCCACTTTGAACGCCTTCTTGGAAGGAGGTTACACTGTTTTTCGCGTGTTCTGTCCAGCTTCTAATATTGGCGTTAAACAAGTTGTAAACTTTAGCCTTGAGTTCTTTGGCGTCGAATTGCTCTAGCAGTTTTAAAGCGATTAAGCCGGCTTGATATCCTGCATCCAGTTTTCCGAGTCCAGACAGCAACAAGCCATAGAAACCATAGGCAAATGCTGAAAGGGCTGAATTTCCGTGTTCAATACAAAGATTGATCATCGTTAATATTACTTGCGGAAAAATCTCAGGTTTTGCCTGAAAAACCGGCGTACAGAGGAGTTTTAAAATCCGCATAGCCGCAAGCTTTTGCGGATCAGTCATGGTGGGAATGTTTTCTAATTCCGCAAGTTCGGGCAACTCAACCACTAAACTGTCTTCGCTGCTGAGTGTTAAGAGATAAACGCCCAAGCTTTCCAAAACTTGCAAGCCGGTATCAACGGCTTTGATCATCTCTAGTTGAGCAATATAAACCTGCATTTGCAGTTCATACACTTTGACTTTGTCAAGTAGAGAGGTCACTTGTTCGCCGGCAACTGCAACTAAGCTGGCTGCCTTGGTAAAGTTGATGTTTAAATATTCCGCTTCTACGGCTTCTAAATGCAGGGACAGCGCGAGATCATAGTGACTCTGCCAACTGTTTGCCGGCAACAGTTTTAATCCCACGGTTAAATACCTAACAGCCGCTTCATAAGCTGCCGCTGCTTTCGCTTTTTTACCGGCAATCAGATTTAAGTTGGCAAGTTCCTCTTTTTCCGTTTCATTGGAGATTAGTTCCAAACCGATATTGAGCTGATTGACAATATCAAAGATATTTTCTTCTAGGGCAAATTTCGCTGTTTTCTGCAACAGCA from Microcoleus sp. FACHB-68 includes:
- a CDS encoding ATP-binding sensor histidine kinase — encoded protein: MNTSLTDYQLNDLPLHEGEKTIIFRGIKQLDKTPVIVKVLKAEYPTLEEITQLRHEYKISQSLNGEGIVRSIALDNYNNGVALILEDFGGESLKQFLSHEKINLTQFLLIAIQLSSALAVLHQNQIIHKDIKPHNIIINPETKKVKLTDFSISSRLSRETQNLSNPNLIEGTLAYMSPEQTGRMNRSIDYRTDFYSLGVTFYEMLTGSLPFPSTDPLELVHCHIAKQPVPPHAVETLDETPTFPEIFGAVSDIVIKLLAKNAEDRYQSAQGLKVDLEECLIHLQKAEQIKNFTPGKRDKSGKFYIPQKLYGREAEVITLMDAFDRVAGRQPSKKLKEGVGVLRSEMMLVSGYSGIGKSCLVQEVHKPILAARGYFIAGKFDQFKRNIPYAALIQAFAELIRQLLTESSDRIFIWKEKLENALGANGQVIVDVIPEVELIVGNQPAVPQMGPAESQNRFNRVFKQFIHVFTRKEHPLVLFLDDLQWADSASLKLIHLLIADPDSQYLLMIGAYRDNEVSPTHPLMLTLDEIKSGGAIVNNITLQPLALPHVQQLVADTLHEKERSKELAELVFNKTAGNPFFLTQLLQTLHAEKLLHFDFLEGRWLWNIDQIQAIGITDYNIVELVARNIQKLPEKTQYLLKLAACIGNSFSLDVLAIVNEQSVLTTADELWDALQAGLILPLSNAYKIPLFFDQTQQGALVFEEIRVSYKFLHDRVQQAAYSLIVEDQKKATHLKIGQLLLQKTAKFALEENIFDIVNQLNIGLELISNETEKEELANLNLIAGKKAKAAAAYEAAVRYLTVGLKLLPANSWQSHYDLALSLHLEAVEAEYLNINFTKAASLVAVAGEQVTSLLDKVKVYELQMQVYIAQLEMIKAVDTGLQVLESLGVYLLTLSSEDSLVVELPELAELENIPTMTDPQKLAAMRILKLLCTPVFQAKPEIFPQVILTMINLCIEHGNSALSAFAYGFYGLLLSGLGKLDAGYQAGLIALKLLEQFDAKELKAKVYNLFNANIRSWTEHAKNSVTSFQEGVQSGLETGDIEWGGYCIGNYCGYLFFTEKSLESAVRQQAPYIDLAIKIKQEIPIHFSSVWRQLGLNFQGKAADKYLLIGESFDEAQMLPRLIEAKTGTVLFVFYVAKTILLYQFRDFEAAIKSASLAAEQAGSAFGFMQVAVLNCYHSLALLAHYPQANPSEQQQFLEQVETNQKQMKIWAQHAPANFQHKYDLVEAEKARVLGKPLVAMEFYDICIKAARNQGYVQEEAMANELAAQFYFECEKEKIAQAYLTEAYYCYIRWGAVAKAKDLASRYPGFFARLLARETSNLEVTRTTTSTTGTVSAALDLAAVMKASLAISSEIVLDRLLEKLMHILIENAGARKGFLLLKEAEKLVVVAEKNVANHTCSVLHAIPVEAVENLPLSMINYIERTQKTVVVDAATTEGLFTTDPYIVKNQPKSILGLPILYQGKLTGILYLENDLTAGTFTPERLEVLKVLTSQVAISIENASLYKNLQAYSQELEVKNTALSEKTQELEQAFHKLQQTQSQLVQTEKISSLGQLVAGIAHEVNNPVSFITGNLHHVSNYVQDLINFLNLYHEKFPNPPAEVQEEAEAIELDYLIEDLPKILSSMQVGTERIREIMQSLRNFSRVDEQAKKPADIHQGIDSTLMILQHRLKANAERPAILLMKEYGEVPQIECYAGQLNQVFMNILANAIDALDESNRHRSYKEIEQNPNRIKIRTELSAGWLVIRISDNGPGMPEEVTQRLFDPFFTTKPVGKGTGLGLSISYQIVVEKHGGKLSCVSAPGEGTEFILEVPAVYSNDAG
- a CDS encoding leucyl aminopeptidase; translated protein: MDFRATELSFLDWSGDALAIGLFEDAVELTGNLAQLDEKLAGTLKELIEESEFKGKDGSSAVTRVGTGSPIRKIIVVGLGKADALKLDSWRRAAAAAARLANKEKCKTLGLALPVWHEAPDATAEAIVEGAELALYQDNRFKSDTENKGLKLEHIDLLGLAGTEASITRAQQICAGVMLARQLVAAPANSVTPITMAEAAQAIASEHGLEIEILEREACEELGMGAFLGVALASDLPPKFLHLTYKPEGTPRRKLAIVGKGLTFDSGGLNIKVAGSGVEMMKVDMAGAGATLGAAKAIALLKPDVEVHFISAVTENMISGHAMRPGDILKASNGKTIEINNTDAEGRLTLADALVFAEKLGVDAIVDLATLTGACIIALGDDIAGLWSPDDAVANQLLKASEMAGEKFWRMPLEEKYFEGLKSPIADMKNTGPRPGGSITAALFLKQFVKETPWVHLDIAGPVWTDKESGYNSVGATGFPVRTLVNWVLSDA
- a CDS encoding transglycosylase SLT domain-containing protein → MFKQRRKPNVSVAIGTGICVLVLGISLPVIIWNGVGMFQNELKQVDVQDPKSEVLPLAQLSPEKRASKLEALAQEPKSQDRSRARYLLASDLIGQQQGTEALKWLEGLENDYPLLAGHIAVQRARAYEVAGDAGKAEEAWQEVLKRHGKEPVAAEALFALGQKDGKYWDRAIEEFPKHPRSVEIASLRLQKKPNQQEMLMVLAKHGLYHPDIISVLDRLDTKFGEKLTEEEWEAVAFGYWEKQVYGKAGAAYAKATRTPRNAYRAGRGLQLGEKQDSAESAYKKLLREYPAAEETATGLLRLQELVSPKQAIDYLDAVVKRFPEKAPEALLEKAKVLDSRKNAKAAEQVRKTLLSEHSKSNAAAKLRWTQAQQRAAVTDVQRAWQLAQQIITENPDSEQAPEAAFWAGKWGKILGKDAEVKQAFEWVLAKYPESYYAWRAAVLLGWDVGDFTTVRDRTPLVLQPEVLPNLPTGSEVLKELYQLGQGVDAWRLWHVEFKTPMEPTVAEQFTDGLMRLAVGDNLEALFMIGSLDQRDKPEEKLQYETLKQERAYWHALYPFPFLDSIVNWSEARKLNSLLVTGLIRQESRFMPAIKSGVGAVGLMQVMPETGAEVAKTFGVKQYKLDNPDDNIQLGTGYLDFTHREYKNNSLLAVASYNAGPSNVADWIAKYGFSDPDIFVEKIPFEETQTYVKSVFGNYWNYLRLYNPELSQRLAEHSEAMQTTSKK